The Cannabis sativa cultivar Pink pepper isolate KNU-18-1 chromosome 8, ASM2916894v1, whole genome shotgun sequence genomic interval cctctcaaaccgcccgcaccgcaaaaaaatacagtttgaaagtctttgcggtgcggttttgaattgttaatatgtggTTCAAACCACACGACActgcacattataaaaataccaattttttatatttatttaggtccaatatgtgaatgtccaaCTCAAAGCCCACTAAGTATTGTAttattgaaacttaattttttttcgtatttattttcaagccttatggtatttttgacaggTGTTGATCAAGCTTTGTtctatttgtgatagtttatttgttggtgatagtccaaaccgcaGAAACTGCAAAAATCGCACTACACCACACCATTTTTATAGTGCAGTTTATGCGattttttagtttcgcggttgggtatagtttggaaaattggaaaaacctCATGTGTGGgttggtttaaaaaaatagtcaaaaatcgCACCACTCGCACAGCGAACACCCCTACTTCCTGGGAAACCATCTTGCAACCACGTAGCAACACAacgcaaccaaaacaaaaattcAACCAGAAAGAAAACCACCATAAAATCAGGCGACTTCACCTGAGAAGAGgaccagaatcaatcaaaacaggggctgtttcgaattcatgaaaaaaaaaagtgtagaaaaattactacgaaactaaaattcaatcgAAAATTCAGTGcaatttgcataaaactaatgtcctgaCTTTAATGTTTAGATCCATGAATTgcagatctcaaaaagttgaactggagttcccaaacaatccaactcaagtataaaaaaaaattacatcaatactacaataaaatatttattctagtgtatttttgttgttttccaaatttttaatggtgaatttgttcatattaaatcataaagagacatgtagatagagttacgtacgtggaaacactgtgttgatttttaatgtttcataacagttgcattacagttggataaacattttgctaacagttattttgtctgatgcaaccttcagcCAACCACCCAGCAACCACCCAACAAACTTCCTCTGATTGAAACCTTTGTCTAATGCAACCTTCGGCTAACCACTAAGCAACCTTCATTTGATTGAAATTTTCGTCTAATGCATTTTTCGGCCAACCACCCAACAACCATCatctgattgtgtaagtgatgATGTAAGatgtattttggtaattaaaagcacataaaaggtataaatattATCCACACCTTATGGaggtattttaataaataaagtgtcaacttgtatttttcatttaataattccataaaattatatatcatatcaataaaagtacaagaaaaaatagaacttaaatattatttaaaaaaataataatatacaatataacaaaaaatatatatactaatcatcaaaaaatatatactaataataataataataataataaaaatattatgtataatatactaaccaaattatatactataattaaaatatatatactatgacaacaaaattatatatcattattatatataataaaatagaaactaattaaatattatttaaaataaaaaatatatcatacaattaaaatatataaaaataataattaattatatagcatattaataaaattatatacatatatattaaaatatttgtattatgctaataaaattatataatattattatacataacaaaatagaaaataaatatcatgtaagaataataatatactatacaaCAATACAGAAATATACTGTACAACAAAATCGATATACCAATAATCCTCAACAACTCAATCGATATACCAATAACTCACAACaagtcataaaaaaattaaaaaaatcgacataactttcaaataaaaaagattttaattaacgaaactaatatagatataccataatctttaagtaatttgcttctaattttttaaaaaaatatataaaaaaaattattgatttttttatgtggcaaaatataatataaataataaataatttaaaagggCCATTTTGCTACAAGTTTTTACAAGTTTTGAAAtgaggacatttactaacatagtcctataatttggggccatttactataattttcCTATCTTTATTGATATCAGTGTTTACAAGGTTACAAGAATCTTTAACATCATCTTGAAACACATACTTTCAGTACGAAAAATCTAGAAGCTTTGTAACACAAAAGTCTTCTGAATGCGTACATGACTTCATTCCCGGATTAAGCTTCAAGACTGACAGAGCTGTCTGGGAGTACACCTCCGGATTAGTGACAAGCCATCCGGGAGAGACATTTCATTCACGATACAAGCTTATTTGGAAGTACCTTCTAGATTCAACAAGACCTTCTGCACAGGGCTTTCCGAATCCACACTAGCTTCCGGTATCTGCTCTCCAGATTCACAGCTTCCAATCCCGGACGACAAAACTTATAACCATAATCAACATAATGGGAATGAGATTAAGAATTGAAtagaatcaaatttaaaattcataaaaaaatattgacaaaaaaataattaatttttttttctcattttataatggaatgattttttttttttttttcaaaatctaatAGTCATTTAATCAAAATGATAGAAAAATCATTTCATTGAATTGATTTTCTAATATACAATCCAACCAAacgaagaaataaaataaaattgtttttttcccattctattttattacatCTAACCAAACACTACGTAAATATAGTGACTAAACTTAGTTACTATTacgaaaatttagaaaatagaagGAGGATTATTATAAAATACCTTAGGGTGCCAAACACCTTCATGACATATTATTGTAGTTTACAGTTAAGAGGGAACTAGAGGTAGAGTTTACAGTTAAAATGTTAGTTGAAATGAAGAGAAGACATGTTTATTGGAAAATTCCAAAAGGATTGTCCCCTTCCATTACAAAACGACAATGTGCTCTCTCCATTGGACTCCAAACTAGGGCCAATACTACCATCAAAGGAAATCATATCAAAGCTATCGTTCTTATCCTGCCCAAGCTTCTTCTCATCATCCTCCACTCTTTCTTCGTTCTCAACACACAAATTCTTCTCAACCAGCTCCCTGAATATTGATGACTTGAATAGGAGTCCAAGAGCTGTTGGAGAAGCAGTGCTGCTGCTGCAAGGACTTATGGCTGCTTGTCGTTTCGAGGTTTCTATGTCATTTACTACAAATGGGTTGTTGAAATGGAATAATGATGAACTCTCTGCTCTTTCATTTCTTTCAATGAGGTAAGGCTGAGACTTGGAGTTTGCAGTTAGAGGATTTTGTTCTTCAGCTCCAGCAGAATTTGATACTGGTCTAAGCCATCTTATGTAAGTGCTCAAGTCAAAGTTTGTCACTGCATTAATGCCTCTATATTCTATTGCTGCAATGTCATAAGCATGGGCAGCCTCCTCTTGAGTGCCTGTAACGATTATTGTAATAAAAGAGATTAGTCTTCTTATCTACTTGGACTTCTTCAATGATACATGGGACTAATTAAACTCACTATAAGTGCCCAGATAAAGATATTTGTTTCCAAACACTCTTCCTATCCTTGCTTCCCATCTTCCATTATGATGGTGCCTACAATTCATTCAAGAATTCAACcttaaatgaaatttcattactAAATAGTCTACAATAAATAACAACTTTGAAGGTAATAAAATTTAAGTACCTTGCAACTCCTCTGTACTTGGATACACCTCTTGAAAAGCCACTACTTCTTCTTTATACATGGAAGAAAAGAACTATAAATTTAGAGCTCATTAGGAGAATTTAAAGTCCATAAATGTGCAGCTGATACCTTCTTAAAGAGGCCAAGTACTCTTCTTTTGTAACGTTTTGCATTATCTCTATTTCTGTCTCGTACTCTGACACCTGCAGAGAAACATTCATCAAAAAAGACTTAACATAAAGAAATCAAAGTTGATATGGCTACTTTTTTGTTCAAAAAGTGCTTCAAGAGCTCCCCCATTTTCATGCTCTATTATCTCAACTTACTGGAAAATTGGTAAAAGTTGTTGGTCCCCAGTACTTAACTGCTGCTAAATCATAAGCTCTGGCAGCAGATTCTTCTACATCATAAGCTCCTGTTTAGTTTACCGATCCATTAAGTTGTTAGTTTCCCCAATAATTATGATTTATCATCTTTTGCAAGTAAAAATGGCCTTGATAAGCTACAAATTACTTACCCAAATAAACTGCTCCATTACCATCCAATGCGTTTACAGTTAGCAACAAAGAAACATTGATTAGAATCAGTAAAGATAATTGATAGATACGAGTAAAAGTGTCAGCATAATTTAGAAATAGAACCTTGCTTTCCCTTCTTCCTTTGAGTTGGATTCCAGAACCCTTTGTCCCATAAATGAGCCTCATACCTACCTGTCCATCTATGCCTGCATtataatgtttttttaattcatttactCAATCCAAATTAACTAATAACGTTCCACATTtccatacttaaaaaaaaagtacatgGAGTTATGTCTGTTTGCCAAACCTGCTGACACCGCGAAATCTGGAGCTTCGTTTgacagtagtagtagtagtagtagtagaggTAGTTGCTGCTGTTATTGGTACATATTGATCAACATGCTGATGACCTTGTTGATCTATGTAGGTTTGTGAAACAGAAGTAGAATCTCTCCTTCGTCTCTTTACACACTTAGTAGCCATGACATTACTATTATGGCCTTCAAACAAGCACATATGCTGTTTTCCTGGGCACATTTTAGATTTCACTGTCATTTCCATCTCTTCTAGTCTTTTTTTAAGTTTCCTTTATTGCAATGCAAAACAGCAAAAGACAAATGGTTGATAAGTGATTTGTTGTTGTCGTTGGTTGCTTAAGACTCATTTTAACTAGTCCTTTATAAGCAACCTCTCAATTTTGTTCCTTTTTGCTATTACGATGGTCACAATACATTATGAGACAAATGTTTCTATGTCCTTACCCTAATAGACAGCCAAGCAGAATCTCCCCATACAATTCAAGGTCTGTTATTACTATAATCAAAAATGACATCATCAGTTAATCGGTAAAATCAAGGGTACTAATACTAGACAAAATTATTAGTATCAAGCTTGCAGTTTTGAGTTGTTGACTGCAAAACTTTAcatttacatattattttattttattatgtttggGAAGTAAACAAAAACGCggagaaaaataatttatgtgtATGTAACATACAATTGTTAAGTCGTATGGGGTATGTTTGGTTGAGGTAATGTaggaaatgttttttttttcttatttgaaagtcttggaatatttttcaataaatatttttaccatttaagatgactattctatttaaaataagaGGAAAGATAattctaataataaaaaataaaaaataaaataaaataaaatatcatattaataaatttattccaTTATATTCTTACTAGGTAATATGGCCGCTCTTcgactaatttattttttttagtattataataaaatataattatttattaatataatacataataacttaaaaattattttaatatataataatattgaaaTTACATACATATTATTATCAAAAAATTATGGATGtgttctattatttatttattttaaaatttatattattattatttacatatatgaaattttaaattattttattaaaaaattattattacaaaaaataaataaatagtgtggTGTTGAAAAATATGGAGTGTTctctataaatacattattttttttctatgattgTTCCATCTCACTCATTGTCTCACCTATTATCTCACATTGCTTCACGTCGTAGTCATCACTGTCTCTCACCCACTGTCATCACCGTATGTCACTCGTTGTCATCATTGTATCTTACCCGTTGTCTCATAATATCTCATTCGTTCTCATCACTGTATCTCACACATTATTATCATTTTATGTGTCTTTCAACACTATATCTCACCTGTTGTCATCATCATATCACTCTAATCAAACTCTAGTAATTTTTGAATAGTCATCTTGTTGAGGAACAATATTCTTCAAGAATTATCTTCTTAACAGTATAACTCCCAATAACTTCCACAATTTTAGAGTTGgtaaaaatattttagattgGTTGCACTTGTAGTATAGAGAAGTCAATATatatttagagtaaatataaattaatatgtacACACAAATATCTATAATTGtatattgaaattttaaatggtggaatctaaataaataattctttttaaattttttaatggtACGTAATAGAAGTTACtatcacaaaaaataaacaCCGTCTTCCTTATACAAATTTGAATTATTAACTTTATtacaatgtatatatttttaattcatatatagtacatatatataaatttaaatttaagcaCTCTAGGTGATTTtattcttaagaaattagatattatatgtatattgatatttttaatCAATTAGTAATCATATAATGTCAATTAATATATcatcaatttattattatattttgataattagttgtcaataaatatcttatttaagttaagatattttgattttaaatttaaaataagggAACAACAAACATAAAAAGATAGATAATAtggaattttaaataaataatattatatttatgatttatttattgttataatattaaaaatttacatcaaattttcatgTAAATACGGTTTGAAAGAGCAAGTGAAAAATATTAAGATGAATCATGAAAATTTATATGACGtgcatattaataattataaatctttaatatttatagtatCATCAATCCTTAACAATTAAATGAGCatgattttagtaattttttaaagaTCATAATATAATgtcaaaatatcatttatatatattattatttatatgtcaaaatattataaagatttttatatgtaatataaaacaaatttaGTTAAAAACTTAATGACATCCCATTCTTCTTTTTCCAGTTAATGCATATACATGTAATTTAATAGGTTTTaaagaaaaggtaaaaaaaaattgtattttagttaataaaatataaaaaaaaaaaataagagaaccaAGAagagaatcaataatattatttttagttaataaaaaattaaacaaatgagagaattaagaaGAGAAccaatagaattatttttagttaataaaaatttaaaaaaaaggagagaattaaggagagaacaaataatattatttagagAGATTTTATAACGAGAGAATTAAAGAGAGAATTATTTAGAGAAATTTTAAAATGTCATATCACCGTTTCATATCTCTCTATTAATCACTACTAAATCAATACTCTATGCTAATTGAtaacatcatatatatatatataaaataaattaatcattttataCACTAAGTGGATGATATGCAACATATTATTCACAAAATAATCGAGAGAACTACacataaacaaaaaagaaatcTACAAAATTATGGACTCtgtactaaaaataataatcaatgGCACTTCTATATTGAAGTTATGTGTATCATATTTGAAAATTTCATCTTATTGTCAAGAGAGTAGATGTTTCTTTTGAAGCAATAggcaataaataataaaataatataaacacaaatcaatacatatataaaaatttaattgttggtactaaaaaaaatatgtgtaatcaaaatattgaattattatataCTAATCAAAATGAGTTGAGTAAATATGAATAGCAAGAAACTTACAGAACAATTAggaattatatatacattttaggtataatcaagtataaatatatgtagattttgttataaaaagaaaaaagctacgttttttttttagaaaaaaaacttgaaaagaattattaattaatataattattaataataaaatgataaaaatataagtaaataaataaatatttataaacctaataaaaaattaaaaaagaaaaaaaaattgaggagaAAAGAGATAAAGCTATTTGAAGTGATATTAGAATGCCACATCACCGCCTCATActtctcttttatatatatatatatagatagatagatcCTTACTTCTATTCTCCTTTATatctttgtatttttatttgtcCCAACCAAATATACTCTTATTAAGTGGGTAGATTAGTTCAAAACAATTAAATTATGAGAAATTTTATTTGCATTCCATAAATTTATAAGTGTATCacgatattaaaaaataattaacttaaattaaattttaagaattacttttgatattttttaaaaaatttccttttcacattattttcatttaatatcaatagttagttttattttattttcacatttttttttaaatcatgtatgatttttttttttttaaaaaaaaattctaataaaatttcatataatttttattttattttttttttgccttaatatttaaaaatatattttatttttgtttataggtatattttttttaagaatataaggtagaaaaaaataaaaaaaaaactagtacaAATTAaggatacatatattttatgtaaaatatattttttttttctggggtGCAAATAAAACTCCCCTTAAATTATATCTATTAACTAAagggaaattttcaaaaatatcattcttttatgtttaaattacaattttacagtctaatttttttaattataaaaataagcttgtaaagttttaaaattacaaaaatacactttgctaaacaaaaagttaaaaaaactaacaaacaACGAGAAATCAACCTCACAAAAACTATAAACATtctataaaacaacaaaaaacaacCTCAAGACAACTATAATACaaccataaataaattataaaacaaccaaaaaaatgtttattatttttactgaagaggtatttttgtaaataaaaaagttcaaagagtaaaagatgaaaaaaatttccgttttgacatatttttgtattttttttttaaaaatttggtcTACTATGTAAATTTTTCTTGTGTAAATGTGTTGATAGTGAGAACTCGTCAACTATCTTGTTGGTCAGAAAATCAAACTCAACTTCTAAATTAGAACTAAGATGAAGAGAAAGATGGAAATAACTTCAAGTGTTTATCTCAAAATacagagaaaataaaaaatttcttttaCTCTCAATATGGTGGTTacaagaataatttttcaaccCCTTTCTCCATCTGAAAGaagggtatttataggctctaATGGCCTGAGGTACATGGTTGTCCCAGTTGGAATATCTTTtattaggatctagatttactaataagtatgtcttttttaacatcctaatatgaatttctaaaacgatgaaattaaacacataaaaggtatgagaaccttacagtggttgcagcggaattaaatgactccttccgctcagatctctaacccttgtatcctttctgtagaagagtatcaccaagatttgagcccgactctccttcttgttgtttggattcttcacagtcttacatactatgattgagggctaacttgttatgtgtgggcatgcactcaatcactaatggctatattttatgtttgtgaggaacactaaggatttcgaaatacaagagaagaaaagaagaagaagaagtctcaaaacCTAAAGAGAAAGAAAGCTACGTTTTCTTGCCTTtgaagcattagttggataatgagactttcttttccttttatactacttctcttagggttagggttaaattatttgtaataaaaaaatgataaaaaatggACCAAAAATACACCTAAGTGCCCGGCCATGATATGGGCCcaacactagttagatttttaccatttttctcaaccatttgtctatttttcacaaataccattttttgcaatttcaaccctataaatgccaaaactatttatttaataattaaaataattatcaaataaaattgtcatttataatatttattaattagactccacaaagtctcttaattaataaattaaccctaaaatcctatttctccacaatcaagccataacatagtgaaaattcataaactagccatagtccaattttaaaattataattgattaaataaaatcaattaactgagtcttacaagcagtttgtctcaactagtatggggaccatgggcctatacaaccgagctcccaataagcagatctagaatttaccaagtaaattctctaactta includes:
- the LOC133030139 gene encoding APETALA2-like protein 1, with product MNCRHHHNGRWEARIGRVFGNKYLYLGTYSTQEEAAHAYDIAAIEYRGINAVTNFDLSTYIRWLRPVSNSAGAEEQNPLTANSKSQPYLIERNERAESSSLFHFNNPFVVNDIETSKRQAAISPCSSSTASPTALGLLFKSSIFRELVEKNLCVENEERVEDDEKKLGQDKNDSFDMISFDGSIGPSLESNGESTLSFCNGRGQSFWNFPINMSSLHFN
- the LOC115699802 gene encoding AP2-like ethylene-responsive transcription factor At2g41710, encoding MEMTVKSKMCPGKQHMCLFEGHNSNVMATKCVKRRRRDSTSVSQTYIDQQGHQHVDQYVPITAATTSTTTTTTTVKRSSRFRGVSRHRWTGRYEAHLWDKGFWNPTQRKKGKQGAYDVEESAARAYDLAAVKYWGPTTFTNFPVSEYETEIEIMQNVTKEEYLASLRRYQLHIYGL